Proteins encoded together in one Shewanella acanthi window:
- a CDS encoding choice-of-anchor I family protein: MKTKPLGLAALLTTIILSGCSDGDDGQNGQNGEKGADGIASLVNVTALVIGDENCPAGGSRIDTGLDTNQNGVLDVNEIDITQSQYLCQLVSGGLSAELIGRHQTHVYGLSAAEIVEFHRPSNRIFVVNAVSGKVDVLDGSVLASAGNASDPLSLNNLEKVAELDVAKDVAISNLGSVNSVSVSGNLLAAAIERGDGAGNNTQRNGYVAFYQLDAEQGAEYIGAIEVGALPDNLVFSHDGKNLLVANEGEPNQDYSLDPEGSVALIKIEDGKPAATATIIGFTDFNVGGARHSEITKDIKINGPMASVAQDLEPEYISISPDNARAFVSLQENNAIAIIDIANGAVTSILPLGFKDYGLDVNKIDASDKDDGINLRRYEGVYGMYQPDTLASFSWNKMDFIVTANEGDSRDYKGFSEEARAGDLTLDPNHPQYAAAKDKTQLARLKVTTSMGDDDKDGDYDRIVGFGARSFSIWTRDGQQVFDSGSDFERITAALLGDNFNNNNEENKGDSRSDDKGPEPEALAIGQIGQKRYAFIGLERTSGFMIYDITNPFAVHFVDYVVNRDFDADFVIDTDTGDVTGDATLAGDLGPEGMKFVSAENSPSGWPLLIIGNEVSGTTSVYQLKQH; encoded by the coding sequence ATGAAAACAAAACCCCTAGGACTGGCAGCGTTACTCACAACGATAATACTGAGTGGCTGTAGCGATGGAGATGATGGCCAGAATGGTCAAAACGGCGAAAAAGGTGCCGACGGCATTGCTTCGTTAGTCAATGTGACTGCATTGGTTATCGGTGATGAAAATTGCCCCGCAGGGGGGAGTCGCATCGATACGGGATTAGACACTAATCAAAACGGTGTGCTCGATGTAAATGAAATCGATATTACACAGAGCCAATATCTTTGCCAGTTAGTATCCGGTGGGTTGAGTGCTGAACTGATTGGTCGTCATCAAACCCATGTCTACGGCTTAAGTGCGGCTGAGATTGTCGAATTCCATCGTCCATCAAACCGCATTTTTGTTGTCAATGCCGTGAGTGGCAAAGTCGATGTGCTCGATGGCAGTGTTTTGGCGTCAGCCGGCAATGCAAGTGATCCCTTGAGTCTAAATAACCTTGAGAAAGTCGCAGAGCTTGATGTCGCCAAGGATGTGGCGATATCCAATTTGGGCAGTGTTAATAGTGTAAGTGTATCGGGTAATTTACTCGCCGCTGCCATCGAGCGTGGCGATGGTGCGGGAAATAACACTCAACGTAATGGATATGTTGCCTTTTATCAGTTAGATGCTGAGCAGGGCGCCGAGTATATTGGCGCCATTGAGGTGGGTGCATTACCCGATAATCTAGTGTTTAGCCACGATGGTAAGAATCTACTTGTCGCCAATGAAGGGGAGCCTAATCAGGATTACAGCTTAGATCCTGAGGGTAGTGTGGCACTTATCAAGATTGAAGATGGAAAGCCTGCTGCTACGGCGACCATCATCGGCTTTACAGACTTTAATGTTGGAGGGGCGCGTCATAGCGAAATTACCAAAGACATTAAAATCAATGGCCCAATGGCGAGTGTTGCCCAGGACTTAGAGCCTGAATACATCAGCATCAGTCCCGATAATGCCCGCGCCTTTGTGAGCCTGCAGGAAAATAATGCTATCGCAATTATTGATATTGCAAACGGAGCCGTAACAAGCATTTTACCGTTAGGATTTAAAGATTACGGTCTTGATGTGAATAAAATTGATGCCAGCGATAAGGATGATGGCATTAATCTTCGCCGCTATGAAGGTGTGTATGGCATGTATCAGCCAGACACTTTGGCAAGCTTTAGCTGGAACAAGATGGATTTTATTGTGACGGCGAATGAGGGCGATTCCCGCGATTATAAAGGTTTTTCTGAAGAGGCTCGTGCAGGGGATTTAACCTTGGATCCTAACCACCCCCAATACGCTGCAGCGAAGGATAAGACCCAGTTAGCCCGCCTTAAAGTCACTACGAGTATGGGCGATGATGATAAGGATGGCGACTATGACAGAATCGTGGGTTTCGGCGCGCGGTCTTTCTCTATTTGGACCCGCGACGGTCAGCAAGTGTTCGACAGTGGCAGCGATTTTGAACGTATCACGGCAGCACTCTTAGGTGATAATTTCAATAATAACAATGAAGAAAACAAAGGTGACAGTCGCAGCGACGATAAAGGCCCCGAACCAGAGGCCTTAGCGATAGGGCAGATTGGCCAAAAGCGTTATGCCTTCATCGGTTTGGAGCGAACGTCAGGCTTTATGATTTACGACATTACTAACCCATTTGCGGTGCATTTTGTCGATTACGTGGTCAATCGTGATTTTGACGCAGATTTTGTGATTGATACCGATACGGGTGATGTCACTGGCGATGCAACCTTAGCGGGTGATTTAGGGCCTGAAGGAATGAAGTTTGTGAGTGCTGAAAACAGCCCATCGGGTTGGCCGCTGCTGATTATTGGCAATGAAGTGAGCGGCACCACCAGTGTCTACCAACTTAAGCAACATTAA
- a CDS encoding alpha/beta fold hydrolase yields MLNRHNQSFKVGVMDFSIYRQQVNIDNKQLSYLDIGSGPVLLFGHCFLWDSLMWAPQIEMLSQHYRCIVPDLWGHGASDSMPENTKSLLDIAEHMLQLMDSLGVAEFNLIGLSVGAMWGAELVLKAPDRVKSIVMLDSFIGYEPEITRTKYLAMLDKIQAEGNISTPLIQQISPLFFADNASIDSAQIVEQFEQYLASLKAEQLGPLIDLGRLMFSRRDTMDFAEQFTLPCLIMVGIEDKSRTVLESYLMHDAIDGSEFVHIPNAGHISNLEQSDFVSAKISDFLARLN; encoded by the coding sequence ATGCTAAACCGTCACAATCAATCATTTAAAGTAGGTGTTATGGATTTTTCTATATATCGTCAACAAGTTAACATCGACAATAAACAGTTAAGTTATCTTGATATCGGTTCGGGTCCAGTTTTGCTATTTGGCCACTGTTTCCTTTGGGACAGCCTCATGTGGGCGCCCCAGATCGAAATGTTGAGTCAACATTATCGCTGTATTGTGCCCGATCTCTGGGGGCACGGCGCATCCGACAGCATGCCGGAAAATACCAAAAGCCTACTCGATATTGCCGAGCACATGCTTCAGCTGATGGACAGCTTAGGCGTAGCCGAATTTAACCTGATTGGTTTATCTGTGGGGGCTATGTGGGGCGCCGAGTTAGTGCTTAAAGCCCCTGATCGAGTCAAATCCATCGTCATGTTAGACAGCTTTATTGGATATGAGCCCGAAATTACCCGCACTAAATACTTGGCTATGCTAGATAAAATCCAAGCCGAAGGTAACATCAGTACCCCGCTTATTCAGCAAATTTCACCGTTGTTTTTTGCCGATAATGCATCGATTGACTCAGCACAAATCGTTGAACAGTTTGAGCAATATCTCGCGTCATTAAAAGCAGAGCAGTTAGGCCCCCTAATCGACCTTGGCAGACTAATGTTTAGCCGTCGTGACACGATGGATTTTGCCGAGCAATTCACCCTACCCTGTTTAATCATGGTGGGTATCGAGGATAAATCCCGCACGGTACTGGAAAGCTACCTAATGCACGATGCCATCGATGGCAGTGAATTTGTACATATCCCCAATGCTGGTCATATCTCGAATCTAGAACAGTCAGACTTCGTTAGCGCTAAAATCAGTGATTTTTTAGCCCGCCTGAACTAG
- a CDS encoding SulP family inorganic anion transporter produces the protein MRLPSLVSYTPGLAQMLQYERQWLRDDVRAGLSVAAVALPVAIAYAQLTGVNAAVGLYSCVLPMLVYALFGTSRQLIVGPDAATCAVIAAVVTPLAAGDSMKHWQLVMTMTAMTGFWCLIASRFRLGVLADFLSKPILMGLLNGVAITIIVGQFSKIFGFTFDERYLIERLKGTPSYLSQTHWPTLLLGMVTLVTYIVVKRYRPQWPASLCAMAVAAILVWVFNLTSFEISVVGEVTSGLPPFQAPAFDIGIARELVVPALNLAMVSFVSMMLTARSFAAKNGYDIDADKEFRALGIANIASAISQGFAVSGADSRTAVNDANGGKSQLVSIIAAVLIALVALFFTAPLKYIPSAALGVVLVIASLSLIDLKALWNLRVRDRSAFFLACTTLFSVLFIGVIPGITLAVLLGLFQFLATVMRPTDQVLGLDHKGVIRSVDDSGKAKSVPGVFMYRFNSPLTYFNATYFKRRLLEKFIRETEPVDCIIIDAVPCFTHLDLSVMAMLADLHQVLKKRGVRLVLAGRKRQMLGWFEQAGMHAGEGGILIRPDMYLALKMNQSYKQALAEGQAPVIKKDPDDLVLLHSHL, from the coding sequence GTGAGGTTACCAAGTCTTGTGTCTTATACGCCGGGTCTGGCGCAGATGCTGCAGTATGAGCGCCAATGGCTTCGCGATGATGTGCGGGCGGGGCTTTCTGTCGCCGCAGTCGCCTTACCTGTCGCGATTGCTTACGCCCAATTAACCGGAGTGAATGCTGCTGTAGGACTTTATTCCTGTGTGCTACCTATGTTGGTGTACGCCTTGTTTGGCACCTCGAGACAATTGATTGTCGGGCCCGATGCTGCTACCTGCGCCGTCATCGCGGCTGTAGTCACGCCACTTGCGGCGGGCGATAGCATGAAACATTGGCAACTGGTCATGACCATGACCGCCATGACGGGCTTTTGGTGTTTAATTGCCAGCCGTTTTCGCCTCGGTGTGCTCGCCGACTTTCTCTCTAAACCGATTTTAATGGGACTCCTTAATGGTGTTGCTATCACTATTATCGTGGGACAGTTTTCAAAAATATTTGGTTTTACCTTTGACGAGCGTTACCTTATCGAGCGTTTGAAAGGGACACCTTCCTACTTGAGTCAGACCCATTGGCCGACATTATTGTTGGGAATGGTAACCCTAGTCACTTATATCGTGGTTAAGCGTTATCGTCCGCAGTGGCCTGCGTCTTTGTGTGCGATGGCCGTGGCGGCCATATTAGTTTGGGTGTTTAATCTGACCAGTTTTGAGATTAGTGTTGTGGGCGAGGTAACCTCTGGATTACCGCCTTTTCAAGCGCCGGCCTTTGATATAGGGATTGCCCGAGAGCTGGTGGTGCCTGCACTTAACTTAGCGATGGTGAGCTTTGTGAGTATGATGCTTACCGCGCGCAGTTTTGCGGCAAAAAATGGCTATGATATCGATGCCGATAAGGAGTTTAGGGCACTCGGGATTGCTAACATTGCCTCGGCCATTTCCCAAGGCTTTGCAGTGAGCGGCGCCGATTCGCGTACAGCGGTCAACGATGCCAATGGTGGTAAGAGTCAGTTAGTCTCGATTATTGCGGCGGTATTAATTGCGCTGGTGGCACTGTTTTTTACCGCGCCACTAAAATACATTCCAAGTGCGGCGCTGGGGGTGGTGTTGGTGATTGCCTCTCTTTCGCTGATTGATTTAAAGGCGCTGTGGAATTTAAGGGTTCGCGACCGTTCAGCTTTCTTTTTGGCCTGTACTACCTTGTTTTCAGTGCTGTTTATTGGTGTTATCCCAGGCATTACTCTGGCAGTTCTTTTAGGTTTATTCCAATTTTTAGCGACCGTGATGCGGCCGACGGATCAGGTATTAGGGCTGGATCATAAAGGGGTGATTCGTAGCGTCGATGATTCGGGTAAAGCGAAATCTGTGCCAGGCGTCTTTATGTATCGTTTTAATTCGCCCTTAACTTACTTTAACGCCACTTATTTTAAACGTCGTTTATTGGAGAAGTTTATCCGCGAAACTGAGCCTGTCGATTGCATTATCATCGATGCGGTGCCTTGTTTCACCCATTTAGATTTGAGTGTAATGGCCATGCTGGCGGATCTCCATCAAGTGCTGAAAAAGCGCGGGGTTCGTTTGGTGTTGGCGGGGCGTAAACGGCAGATGCTCGGTTGGTTTGAGCAGGCGGGTATGCATGCAGGCGAGGGCGGCATTTTAATTCGTCCAGACATGTACCTCGCGCTCAAGATGAATCAAAGCTATAAACAAGCCCTTGCCGAAGGGCAGGCACCTGTGATTAAAAAGGATCCGGACGATCTGGTTTTACTCCACAGCCATTTATAG
- the can gene encoding carbonate dehydratase, translating to MKLLKPLFDNNRRWAGRISQEHPDFFEQLAKQQNPEYLWIGCSDSRVPSNQIIDLMPGEVFVHRNIANMVIHTDLNCLSVLQYAVEVLKVKHVMVVGHYGCGGVRASMGNQRLGLIDNWLGHIRDVYRMHQQDLLKLDEAERFDRLCELNVIEQVANVVNTTIVQEAWARGQDLAIHGWIYGIDNGLLTDLDVTIDREQGLATKG from the coding sequence ATGAAACTTCTCAAACCCTTATTCGATAATAACCGCCGCTGGGCTGGACGCATTAGCCAAGAGCACCCTGATTTCTTCGAGCAATTGGCCAAACAACAGAACCCTGAGTATCTGTGGATTGGTTGCTCCGACAGCCGTGTGCCTTCTAACCAAATCATCGATTTAATGCCGGGTGAAGTCTTTGTTCACCGTAATATCGCCAACATGGTGATCCACACCGATCTTAACTGCTTATCCGTACTGCAATATGCGGTCGAAGTGCTAAAAGTGAAGCACGTTATGGTAGTAGGTCACTACGGTTGTGGCGGTGTACGTGCCTCTATGGGCAATCAACGCCTAGGGTTAATTGACAACTGGTTAGGTCATATTCGCGATGTGTATCGTATGCATCAGCAAGACTTACTCAAACTAGATGAAGCCGAACGTTTTGATCGCCTGTGTGAACTGAACGTTATCGAGCAGGTGGCAAACGTAGTTAACACCACTATCGTGCAAGAAGCTTGGGCCCGTGGTCAGGATCTGGCAATTCACGGTTGGATTTACGGCATCGACAATGGTTTATTAACCGATCTGGATGTGACTATCGACCGTGAACAGGGTTTAGCGACTAAAGGTTAA
- a CDS encoding glutathione S-transferase → MPLPILYTFRRCPYAMRARLGLLLGEAKVEIREIILKAKPSEMLAANPRGTVPVLVQSNGQVISESLEIMYWALRQGSYSQTIHPLLGQSQSEKTLIDELITLNDQQFKPWLDKYKYADRHPEFTQEDYFIRAAEFLARLETELNRHQFLVRDSLSLADYAIVPFIRQFTAVDSKRDLHLHFPRLIQWLTLLIQSTVFHRAMEKYPVWEQGQVAIYLE, encoded by the coding sequence ATGCCTTTACCGATACTTTATACCTTTCGCCGTTGCCCCTATGCCATGCGTGCTCGCCTTGGATTATTACTGGGCGAAGCTAAGGTCGAAATTCGGGAAATCATCCTAAAAGCGAAACCCAGTGAAATGTTAGCGGCAAATCCTAGGGGAACGGTGCCTGTATTAGTACAAAGCAATGGTCAGGTGATCAGTGAAAGCTTAGAAATTATGTATTGGGCCTTAAGGCAAGGCTCCTACAGCCAAACCATACATCCACTTCTCGGACAAAGCCAATCGGAGAAAACGCTCATCGATGAGCTTATCACCCTTAATGATCAACAATTTAAACCTTGGCTTGATAAGTACAAATACGCTGATAGGCATCCCGAATTCACTCAGGAGGATTACTTCATTAGGGCTGCTGAGTTTTTAGCGAGGCTAGAAACTGAACTTAATCGGCATCAGTTTCTTGTCCGAGACAGTTTAAGTCTTGCCGATTACGCTATTGTCCCTTTTATTCGGCAGTTTACTGCCGTGGATAGCAAGCGGGATTTACACCTTCACTTTCCTCGGCTGATTCAGTGGTTAACACTTCTTATCCAAAGCACAGTCTTTCACAGGGCAATGGAAAAATACCCCGTGTGGGAACAGGGACAAGTGGCAATATATTTAGAGTAA
- the kdsB gene encoding 3-deoxy-manno-octulosonate cytidylyltransferase, whose amino-acid sequence MNVTVLIPARFGSSRFPGKPLALINGKPMIQHVFERASLAQGVTNIYIATDDERIKTTVEGFGGKVVMTDSNAASGTDRINEASEILGLAETDLIINVQGDQPLVNPRAIEQLIELFANQPGEFEMATLGFELEAQEERDNPMNVKMVFDNNDYALYFSRARIPFGRDTNDYPVYKHLGIYAYTRRFVNAFAKLPLGRLEDLEKLEQLRALEHGYKIKIAITEPSAVEVDVPDDIRKCEEYLALQTTR is encoded by the coding sequence ATGAATGTGACTGTATTAATTCCCGCGCGTTTCGGTTCAAGCCGTTTTCCAGGCAAGCCACTGGCACTCATCAATGGCAAGCCGATGATCCAGCACGTGTTTGAACGCGCATCACTTGCCCAAGGCGTGACTAACATCTATATCGCCACCGATGATGAACGCATTAAAACCACAGTTGAAGGCTTTGGCGGTAAAGTCGTAATGACAGACTCAAACGCCGCCTCAGGTACCGATCGCATCAACGAAGCCAGTGAGATATTAGGCCTAGCTGAAACCGACCTTATCATTAACGTGCAAGGCGACCAACCCTTAGTTAACCCCCGCGCAATTGAACAACTGATTGAACTGTTTGCTAATCAACCGGGTGAGTTCGAGATGGCAACCTTAGGTTTTGAGCTTGAGGCTCAAGAAGAGCGCGACAATCCAATGAACGTGAAGATGGTGTTCGACAACAACGACTACGCCCTGTATTTCTCACGTGCGCGCATTCCTTTCGGCCGCGACACCAATGACTACCCAGTTTACAAACACTTAGGTATTTATGCTTATACTCGTCGTTTTGTGAATGCCTTTGCTAAGTTGCCCCTCGGTCGCCTCGAAGATCTTGAAAAACTGGAGCAACTGCGCGCACTTGAGCACGGTTACAAGATTAAGATCGCCATTACCGAGCCAAGCGCAGTTGAAGTGGACGTACCCGACGATATCCGTAAGTGTGAGGAATATTTAGCGCTGCAAACTACACGCTAA
- a CDS encoding rhodanese-related sulfurtransferase, translated as MSNVVVCALYKFVSLPHFESLREPLLTMMEEAEIKGTLLLASEGINGTVAGSQVAIDALLAWLNNQNGLENIVYKLSFDDEMPFYRTKVKLKKEIVTMGVEGIDPLKVVGTYVKPQDWNALISDPEVILVDTRNDYEVQIGTFKNAINPVTETFREFPEYVKQNLDPAKHKKVAMFCTGGIRCEKSTAYLKEQGFEEVYHLEGGILKYLEEVKQEESLWEGECFVFDNRVAVDHSLKKGQYDQCNACRMPITEEEKLSPAYVQGVSCPHCIEKISDEQRKRFIERERQVNLAKSRNEAHIGSDVNQVIEARRQKKEELRKQSAQKNKANQVKA; from the coding sequence ATGTCAAACGTAGTTGTATGTGCTTTATATAAATTTGTTTCTTTACCGCACTTTGAGTCATTACGCGAACCATTATTAACTATGATGGAAGAGGCGGAGATTAAGGGCACTTTACTGTTAGCGAGCGAAGGGATTAACGGGACTGTTGCAGGGTCTCAAGTGGCAATCGATGCGTTGCTCGCGTGGCTTAACAACCAAAATGGCCTCGAAAACATCGTTTATAAATTATCTTTCGATGATGAAATGCCGTTCTATCGTACTAAGGTTAAGCTTAAAAAAGAAATCGTGACCATGGGCGTTGAAGGTATCGACCCACTCAAAGTGGTTGGCACCTACGTTAAACCCCAAGATTGGAACGCACTGATCTCCGATCCTGAAGTCATCCTCGTTGATACCCGTAACGACTACGAAGTGCAAATCGGCACATTCAAAAACGCCATAAACCCTGTGACTGAAACCTTCAGAGAATTTCCTGAATACGTGAAGCAGAATCTTGATCCTGCCAAACACAAAAAAGTGGCGATGTTCTGTACTGGTGGTATTCGCTGCGAGAAATCAACAGCTTACTTAAAAGAGCAAGGTTTTGAAGAGGTGTATCACTTAGAAGGCGGTATTTTAAAATACCTCGAAGAAGTGAAACAGGAAGAAAGTCTCTGGGAAGGTGAGTGTTTCGTATTCGATAACCGCGTTGCGGTTGACCACAGCCTGAAAAAAGGCCAATACGACCAATGTAACGCTTGTCGTATGCCGATTACCGAAGAAGAGAAACTGTCTCCTGCCTATGTGCAAGGCGTAAGCTGCCCACACTGTATTGAAAAAATCAGCGACGAGCAGCGTAAGCGCTTTATTGAACGTGAGCGTCAGGTGAACCTCGCAAAATCACGTAACGAAGCCCATATCGGCAGCGACGTTAACCAAGTGATTGAAGCCCGTCGCCAGAAAAAAGAAGAACTCCGTAAGCAATCCGCTCAAAAGAATAAGGCGAATCAAGTGAAGGCCTAA
- a CDS encoding nuclear transport factor 2 family protein: MIIRINPLSSLLPITLIMLSLTLSSTVTANEVKLSELTSEITAMDTKLFAAFNHCDIETMGQIFGKGLEFYHDQGGLTNYSQTMAATKQNCDRKLGLTRTLVPGSLSVFPVPNFGAIQEGRHQFCHFENGKNDCGTFKFVHVWKKLSEKWELVRVVSYDH, encoded by the coding sequence ATGATAATACGTATCAACCCTTTAAGCTCCTTGTTGCCAATTACACTCATTATGTTAAGCCTTACCTTGTCTTCAACTGTGACAGCGAATGAGGTTAAACTCAGCGAATTAACCAGTGAAATTACGGCCATGGATACCAAGTTATTCGCCGCCTTTAATCATTGCGATATTGAGACCATGGGGCAGATTTTTGGTAAAGGGTTAGAGTTTTACCACGACCAAGGGGGACTGACCAATTACAGCCAGACCATGGCGGCGACTAAACAGAATTGCGATCGCAAACTGGGATTAACCAGGACCTTAGTGCCTGGTAGCTTAAGTGTGTTCCCCGTGCCGAACTTTGGGGCCATTCAGGAGGGGCGTCATCAATTTTGCCATTTTGAGAATGGCAAGAATGACTGTGGCACTTTTAAGTTTGTCCATGTGTGGAAAAAGCTTAGCGAGAAATGGGAGTTAGTGAGAGTTGTGAGTTACGATCACTAA
- a CDS encoding DUF2897 family protein: MSNFEAWIIIILVVGVVVSNLAVLKYSSKFKMPQFGQDKGHDTSLKGKTSGTEEPEAEQATSAPDKTPPTDSDSDAEIKK; this comes from the coding sequence ATGTCCAATTTCGAAGCATGGATCATTATCATTTTGGTGGTCGGTGTGGTTGTCAGTAACCTTGCCGTGCTGAAGTACAGCTCCAAATTCAAGATGCCCCAGTTTGGTCAAGATAAGGGACACGATACATCACTTAAAGGCAAAACGTCAGGAACTGAAGAACCTGAAGCAGAGCAAGCAACTAGTGCTCCCGACAAAACACCGCCTACTGATAGTGATTCAGACGCTGAGATAAAGAAGTAA